The genomic segment GAAGAACCAGAAGGTTTATCGCCTCGACGCGATTCAGGAATCCTGCGTGCTGTTGCCGGAAGAGCACGGCCTGATCTACGCCAATGGCTACGTGCTCCAGACCGGCGAGCAGAAGTCTTTCGGCGGCAATTTCAAGGAGATGCTTTTCGAGAAGCGCGTGGCTTCGTCGAATGGTGAGGACTACCTGTACGAGTTCTATAACCGCGACCTGGGCGACTATGTGCTCCTGTCGTACAATGTGATCACGCAGACGGTGGACACGCCCATTCCGTGTAATGGCTATTCTTTTTTCAGGAATGGTGAACTGCTTTACTTCAAGGCATCGCCCGAGCCCCAGCGCAACCATGCGCTCCAAATCTGGCAGACGCCTTACCGCGATGCCGACTTGCCCCTCTCCGCGAAGTCGGATTCCATGCTGTACAAGATCGGAAACAAGGAAATCGTGCGGGGCATGGCCGATTGCAACGAGATCCTGAACCTTATCGCGAAGGAGGACAGCTACGCGAACCTCTACGGCGACATCACCCGGAAAATCGGGACGATGTTCGACGTGTTTCACTGGCTGGGCAAGGAAGAGGCCTTCAATCTTAAGGAAGATCTTACCGCGATTCGCGATGCGGCCCAGGCGGCCATCAGCGAGTTCGAAAAGGTGTCCAACGCCCGCCGCCACGCCCGGGAGCAGCTCAACGCGGCGACTGCGGAAGCCCTTGCGGCGCAGGACGCGAGCAAGAGCAAGCGCTTCGACACTATCCATGACTTCGTCGCCAGCCTGACGGGCGTCCGAACGGCCCGGGGCCGGGTCATCGCGCTCAAAGATCTGAAGTACATGGAGTTGCCCGCGGTGGAGGCGCTCCAGCAGACCCTGTCGGCCGAGGCGGATCGCCTGGGACAGGCCTGCGTGGAATTTCTGCTTAAGGCGGAGTCCCTCTTGCCCTATGAGAAGGGCGTTGAAGAGCACGCTTCCAAGATCGACGGGCTTGCAAAAGTGGCCGAGGCCAAGGCGCTGGCGGAGTTGGTGGACAAGCAGGCGGCCGATCTGGAGATGCTTATCGACGTGGTGAGCAATCTCAAAATCGAAGATGCGACGCAGCGCACAGCGATCATTGATTCCATTTCTGGAATCTTCGCCAAGCTGAATCAGGCGCGGTCACAACTCAAGAACAAGACCAAAGAGTTGGGCAAAGGCGAGGGCATCGCGGAGTTCAATTCGCAGATCAAGCTGCTGAACCAGGCGGTGGCGAATTATATTGACCTGTGCGACACCGTGCCCAAGTGCGACGAGTTGTTGACGAAGGTGATGGTGCAGATTGAAGAGCTGGAAGGCCGCTTTGCGGAGTTCGATGAGTTCGTGGAGCAGCTTACCGAGAAACGCGAAGAGGCCTACAACGCCTTCGAGTCGGTGAAGATCCAGCTTCAGGAGAAGCAGAACAAGCGGGCCACGGCGCTCATGCAGGCGGCGGAGCGGATCCTGAAGGGTATCAAGAGCCGTATCGAGACCTTCAAGACCGTGGAGGAGATCCATTCGTATTTCGCATCCGATCTGATGATCGAGAAGGTGCGGGGCATCATACAGGAGCTTGGCTCTCTCGGCGATACGGTGAAGGTGGACGATGTCCAGAGCCGCCTGAAGACCATCAGCGAAGGCGCGGTGCGCCAGCTCAAGGATCGCAACGAGCTCTTTGCGGAAGGCGAGAATGTTATTCGTTTTGGCGCGCATAAGTTCTCCGTGAACACTTTCGAGCTTGCGCTTACCACCGTGATGCGCGATGGTGCCATGTACTTTCACCTCGCGGGCACGAATTACTTCGACCCGATCAGAGACGAGTCCTTCCTCGCGACGCGCGATTTGTGGTCGCAGGAGGTGGTGTCGGAGAACGCCCAGGTTTATCGCGCCGAGTATCTTGCCTATATTTTACTGCAACACGTCCGGGAACCCGAGGGCCCTTCGCTGGAGGACCTCCGGTCAATGTCCCAGGAGGAGCTTCTGGCATTTATCCAGAAATTCATGGGTTCGCGCTATTCCGAGGGCTATGTGAAGGGCGTGCACGATCACGATGCGTCTTTGTTGCTTCGATCGCTGCTGGAGATGGAGGCGACCATCGGCCTGCTGGCTTTTCACCCGCGCGCCCGAGCCCTGGCCTCGGTCTTCTGGTATCAGTACGGCGACGAGGCCGCGAAGGAGCGCATCACTGCAACGCTGCGCGGCTTTGGCGCGATCCGGGAAGTCTTCGGCGATCCCGAGGCGCAGCGCCATTACACGCAGGAGCTGGCGCGCTTGATTCGGTCGTATACCGATACGACAGAGATCTTCGAGGGGCATCTGGTGGACGAGTCGGCCCGCTATCTATTCGAAATTCTCGTGTCGGGGCGCGGCGCGGCGATCAGCACGGCGGCGGATGCGATTCATCGCGATTTTGGGCTGCACCTGAAGAAGTCGAACTTCGAGAGCAAGTTTAAGGACTCGCTGGAGAGCGCGCGGAAGAATCCGAACAGCGCCTTCCTGCTCTGCCGCGATTGGGCGGCCGCTTTCGTGCGATCACGCGGCGAGGCGCTGGAGCTGGACTATATCGATGAAGTCGCGTCTCTGCTGTTGATGCAGGATCATGATATCGCACGGGTGGTACATGCATCACCCGTGGCGAAGCTCAGTGGATTTGTGGGTGGCCATCCCGTGCTTGCGAATGGCGAGTACGTATTGAACTTCAACGCGTTCACGGCGAAGCTCTCGACGTACACCCGCGAGACCGTGCCGCGTTACGAGGCCTACACGGCGCTGAAGAAGAAGCTGGTGGAGGACGAAGCCCGGAGCCTGCGGCTGGATGAATTCAAGCCGAAGGTGCTTACATCCTTTGTGCGCAATAAGCTCATCGACAATGTCTACCTGCCGCTCATTGGCGACAATCTGGCCAAGCAGATCGGGGCGGCGGGGGACCAGAAGCGCACGGATCGCATGGGCATGCTGCTGCTCATCTCGCCGCCGGGCTATGGCAAGACGACCTTGATGGAATACATCGCCAATCGCCTCGGCCTGATCTTCATGAAGATCAACGGTCCGGCGCTCGGGCACCACGTCACCTCCATCGACCCGTCGGAAGCTTCCAATGCGGCCGCGCGCGAGGAACTCGTCAAACTGAACCTCGCCCTGGAGATGGGCGACAACGTGATGCTGTATGTGGACGATATCCAGCACTGCAATCCCGAGTTCTTGCAGAAGTTTATCTCCCTGTGCGACGCCCAGCGCAAGATCGAGGGTGTACACAAGGGCGTTACCCGCACCTACGACCTGCGGGGCAAGAAGGTGGCCGTGGTGATGGCGGGCAACCCCTATACGGAAAGCGGTGAGAAATTTCAGATTCCGGACATGCTCGCGAATCGATCCGATACCTACAACCTCGGCGAGATCATCGGGGATAGCGAGGAAGATTTTAAGACGAGCTATCTGGAGAACTGCCTTACATCGAATCCGGTGCTGAACACGCTGGCCATGAAGAGTCAGGAGGACATCTACGGTGTGATCCGCATGGCCCAGAGCGGCTCCCAGGACGGCGTGGAATTGAAGGGCAGCTACACTATGGACGAGGTGAACAGCATGGTGGCGGTGATGAAGAAGTTGCTGTATGTAAGGGATATCGTGCTGGAGGTGAACAAGGAGTACATCCGTTCCGCGGGTATCCATGAGGACTACCGCACGGAGCCGGCCTTCAAGCTCCAGGGTTCTTATCGCAATATGAACCGCATCGCCGAGCGCGTTGTGGATATCATGAACGATTCGGAGTTGCGCACCTTGATCAACAGCAACTACGAGGGCGATTCGCAGACGCTGACGAACGGCGCCGAAGCGAATATGCTGAAGTTCAAGGAGCTTAACGGGCTCCTGACGGAAACGGAGGCGCAGCGCTGGGCGGATATCAAGAAGACCTTCACGAAGAACCTGAAGATGAAGGGACTCGGCGAGGATCAGGCGGTGGGCCAGGTGCTGGTGCAGCTTGAAAGCATCAACGATGGGCTGGAAAATATCGCCGCCGCGATGAAGTCGGGTGTGGCGAGCATGGCCGCGAGCCGCGAATCGGTTGCGGCGGACGCAGCCGTGCCGCCCGCGCCGACGACGGTAAACGTGGTCACCAAAGTGCCCGCCGCGCTGGTGGGGGTGATGAGCGAGCAGTTCAAGCTGATGCAGGGCTGGCTCGCGCCGATTTTTAAAGAGACGCGGGAGCAGACGGAGGAGATGAAGAAATTGAAGGTGCTGATGGACCAGAACTTGGAGCGCTATCAGGCTTTACTGGACGAGTTGCAGGATAGTTGATAGTTGATAGTTGATAGTTGATAGTTGATAGTTGATAGTTGATAGTTGATAGTTGACAGTGGGCTCAGTGGGCTAAGTGGGCTAAGTGGGCTCAGTGGGCTAAGTGGGCTAAGTGGACTCAGTGGACTCAGTGGACTCAGTGGACTCAGTGGACTCAGTGGACTCAGTGGACTCAGTGGACAATGGTTGCGGATGTGGAGTTGCTTGTCTGGAGTGGCGCATTTGTTTTTGCGTGTCGCTTCTTGAGTTTTGAGGTGATTCATGAAGGCGATAGTGTGCACGGAATACGGATCGCCGGATGTGCTCCGGCTGGCGGACCTTGATAAGCCCGTGCCGGGTGATGGCGAGGTCCTGGTAAGGATCCACGCGACCTCCGTCAATGCCGGGGATTGGCACGTCTTGCGGGCGTCTCCATTTCTGGTGCGGCTGGTATACGGTGTGTTCAAGCCCAAGGTGACCGTGCTCGGGGCCGACATCGCGGGCGTCGTGGAGGCGGTCGGCGCGGGCGTCTCACGTTTCAACGTGGGGGACGCCGTCTTCGGGGACATATCCCGCTACGGATTCGGCGGTTTCGCGGAGTATGTGTGCGTGCCGGAGGAGCCCCTTGCTAAAATGCCGAGTAAGCTGACTTTCCTGGAAGCCGCGGCGGTGCCGGTGGCTTCGGTCGTGGCCCTTCAGGCGCTGCGCGACGCGGGAAAAATCGAAGCGGGACAGAACGTACTGATCTACGGCGCTTCCGGCGGCGTGGGGACGTTTGCGGTGCCGCTGGCGAAGCATTTCGGGGCGGAGGTGACGGCCGTGTGCAGTACGGCGAACGTGGAGCGGGCCCTGTCGCTCGGCGCCGACCGCGTCATCGACTATACGAAGGAGGACTTCGCGGACGGAGACGCGCGGTTTGACCTCATTATCGGGGCGAACGGGGCACGCTCCATATTCGATTTCCGAAAGGCGCTGGCCCCCAAAGGCAGGTATGTTTCGAGCGGCGGTGCCACGTCTCAGTTTCTTCAATCCATCCTGATCGGCCCCGTGTTGTCGCTCGCGGGGAGCCGCAAGTTTGTAAACTTTCTCGTGCGTCCGAACGGCGCGGACGTTGCTTTCATCGCCGGACTTATCGAAGCGGGTTTGCTGACGCCCGTCATTGATCGTAGATATTCCCTCGCACAGGTACCCGATGCGATCCGCTATCTGGAAGCGGGTCACGCCCGGGGAAAGGTGGTGATCGATGTCCTCGGCGGCGATTGAGCAATTGCCATGACCGACTCTGTACCGCATAGCGGCCCGCCGGAAGACGGGCTCATTGACGGCGCGCGCGAGGACGTGTCGGAATCCCTGCCGCTTGCAGACCAGGGCGCCGACGAGCGCTGGACGATTCCGTGGGCGCTGGTGGAAGGCGAGACGCCGCGCGGTGAAGCCGTGTTGACGTGGTGCGGGAGCGATGCGGCGGTGGAGATTGGGGCATTCTCGATCCCCAATCCCATGCTGTATACCGCCGACGGTTGCCCGGCCGAGCCGGAGGCTTCGTGCATCGACACGACCCTTGAGATCGGCGTTCCGGACGTTGAGAGCGCGCCCGCTGTTGGCCATTGGTCCGGCTATGCGGCATTGACGCCAACGCAGCGCGCGAATTATATCCAGTGGCTTGCTTCCGGTGCTTCAGCGCCGCTGCGCGATATCCACTATGCGTTCCTGTACTTTTACGGGCTCGAGCGCCATGCCTTGATCGACAAAGGGGATCCCGAGCGGGTGTTGCGCGCGCTCATGCACCTACTGAAGCACTACGAGGGCCATTCGTCCTTCTTCAGCAGCGCTTCGCGCCTGGCGGCTTTTCTGTTCGCCACGAAGGGCATCGAGAAGCTGAAGCCCGCGTGGTTCAAACGGCTCTTTGCGCCGCGCGGCGTTCCGCTTCATCATGACTCTCTGGCCGTGGCGTTGACCTGGCTCTATGAACGCAAGAAGCCGCTGCCCGCCGCGCTGGCTTTCGAGGTGGCGCGACAGGATATTCGCTGCCCGCAGGGTAGTGCCTATCGCGACGAGCCCGAAGTCTTTCGCGCGCGCTTTGAGGCGGCGTACACCGCGCGCTTTGGCGAGGGCATGACGATTCAGTCCGCCGACGCAAAGCGCACGTGGAAGTATCGTCCCATCAATCCATCGCTCCAGAGTTGGGAGCATTTTGCGAAGCTGTGGTCCGTTACCGCGCCCGATGTGATGGGCGCGGCGGAGCAGTTTGCGCCGCTTGTTGACGTGTGGAAATCGTGCGACAACCCGGATGCGCCACCAAATCCGTGGGAGTCTCTCGTCGCCGAGTATGCTAATGCGGATGGACGTATGCTCGTCCCGATCACCAAGGTGGCGCCCGTTGCCGGTGTGGCCCTGGGAAAATCGAAGGAGCTATCTATTGCAGAGAGCCTCGCGATTGTCGCGGGGGCGAGTGGCGCGGGCTATGGCTTGATTCCCGAGCCCCGCCTGCTGCTCGGACCCTATCGTCGCGATGAACGGGTGGTGCTTATCCGGCAGGCGGAGGAGCCGACACCGGACAGCGAGCGCTACTATCTTGCGGGGGCATTGCTCTTGTCGCTCGGTGCGGCGATGGCCGAGATCGATGGCGAAGTGGATCACATCGAGGTGTTGCATGTTTCGGAGATTGTGAATTCGCTGTACCATTTCAACGATTTCGACAAGCATCGGCTTGGCGTGCTGCGGAAACGTCTGTTGAAGCATCCGCCGAAGCTGTCGGCGCTCACGCGGCGTCTGCGGGCGATCCTGAATGAGGAAGAACGCATCGAAGCCGGCGTATTTCTCGTGGGCGTGGCCGGTTCAAATTTCAGCATTGGGGACGAGGAACGCCGCGCGCTGCGTCGCGCCTGGCGGGCCTTTGAGCTGCCCACGCGCAGTCTGGACGCCTTGCTTGAGGCGCTCGTTTCGACGGCCACGGCGGAAGGGAGGGATCCTGTGAACCGCGACGCGCTGGCGCGGCTCATGCGCGAAACGAAGCGCTTCGCGGTGCGCCTGGGCGCGGCCATGCAGGAGATCGAGGTGGTGATGGGCGAGGAAGCCGGGGCGCGAGATGTGTGGTATGTGCGGAAGGGTACGGTGGTGGGTGAAGGGGAGTTGGAGGAATCGGTGCAGGTGCGCGATGCGTATCGCGATGGGTTGTATGCGCTATTGCGGCGTGGGGATTGGAGCGAGGCGGAGTTTATCGCGCTGGGTGAGCGGGAGGGTGTGTTTGTGAAGGGGGCGGTGTTGCCGATTGACGAGTGGGCGTGGGATTGCTCGGATGACGCCGACGCTGTCCGCGTGGCCTTGTCAATGGAAAAGGATTAAGCGAAAACACCGCTAGGTCCCGGGACGCCGATCGAAGATGACGCGTCTGTCGCATCTGGGCGCTACGTACTCACCACTTCACCGGATACAAATTGGAATGCTGCCGTGTCGAAGGGCTTGAAGTTTTCCGGCCAGCGGGCTGTCAGTTCGCAACGGTATCGGAACTGTAGCGGGGCGTCGGCGTTCACTTGGGCCAACACGACTTCCGCTTGCGGGTCTTGGTGTAAAATTGTGAAGAAATCGAGACAAAGGAATCTCGGGCAGTAGCCGACAAGCATTGAAGGATGTTCAGTCCACAGGGTCAATGCATCGGAATCGTGATCATTGTTCGGATCTGGCTTTAACTGCAATCTTGTTCGCAATCGTTGCGCATCAATAGCTTTTTGCGCGGATTCGGGAAGATGGCGGACACCGTGTGCGAAGAATGACATTCGATAGTTGCCATCCACGTTTTTTGGAATTGGATAGAGTTGGATATTGTCCGTCGCACGCGCGCCGCCAGAGCGGCCGAGTTCTTGCATTGGAGATAGCTGTTCGGGCGCATCGGTTTCGCCGAGCAACCAGCGTGTGTAGGACTTGTATTCGGGGCGTGAGCGCGGCATTACGCGGTTTTGGAATAGCGGGAAGAGCTTTTCCGACCTGTAAGTGGCTTCGAGATCCGTCATTACGCCGAACGGAATAAATGTGCCCGCCTCCTTGGCGTCCACGGCTCCACGTGTGTACCGAAAATGATACAGCCCTTGTTCGAAGGACAGAAGACCGACCGGAAACCACCTGCGGGAGATCGGCTCTTGAAACACGACCACCAGTTCATCGAACTCCTCGGTGTGATGCTTCATCGCAGGGCCTCCATTCTTTTTCTATTCTCTTTCAATATGCGCAGGGCAAATGCGATTGCCACTGGGCTTATGTGACTCTCTGGAAATTCGCTGAACATCATCTCGATGTCTTCCAGTTCGAACGTCGCCAGCTGATCCAGCCAGAAGTCTACGCTTTCCGGATAGCGCTGGCGCAGTTCCCGAACGACATCCAGCGTGTACAATTTCACACCCGACGCGTCACGAAAGGGGGTTCTTGCCTTTATTACCCATGATTCTACACTAAACCCGCGATCTTTGGTGACCAGGCGACGGCGGCGTTGCTCATCCAGTAATCGGGCTCCAAGACCCGAGGCATGATCAAAGGTGGGCGAGAGATGTTTGGCATCTCGAGTCACGACAAAGCCCCAATTCTCATGGTGGCGGTCTGGATTGCCAATCCAGCAATCAAAAACGAGATATCCAATGAATACGGAAAGCGGGCTGAGCGTCGCTACGATCTGGTCGGCACCGATCGGCGGGCGGATATTGTGA from the Candidatus Hydrogenedentota bacterium genome contains:
- a CDS encoding DNA repair ATPase translates to MAEQESKAAEAPESGATVGLEAGAYEIIRNRLVKGGKALQTRLEQLNAGRKKVFGAIETKLLATEHITTDNSCIARDMIPVGDRFIFGYNVHIGLKSQIALEDVFSVYRLENHTLIRESLDLIRNANFERDFQELFKYYKSTVFAKFSIIGPHLFMVFRVGKGVTDVKVFKWAINGDAITYLDNRSEHEFKFPPQHDFEWIRTHRDMHYHGRHPHVSIEDRLFVETVGGDLTIKIENNTDSGLGIYKEDVENKDQTLDDAEFFYAIVGNLILLKVKPYQEPNWRYFVYCEKNQKVYRLDAIQESCVLLPEEHGLIYANGYVLQTGEQKSFGGNFKEMLFEKRVASSNGEDYLYEFYNRDLGDYVLLSYNVITQTVDTPIPCNGYSFFRNGELLYFKASPEPQRNHALQIWQTPYRDADLPLSAKSDSMLYKIGNKEIVRGMADCNEILNLIAKEDSYANLYGDITRKIGTMFDVFHWLGKEEAFNLKEDLTAIRDAAQAAISEFEKVSNARRHAREQLNAATAEALAAQDASKSKRFDTIHDFVASLTGVRTARGRVIALKDLKYMELPAVEALQQTLSAEADRLGQACVEFLLKAESLLPYEKGVEEHASKIDGLAKVAEAKALAELVDKQAADLEMLIDVVSNLKIEDATQRTAIIDSISGIFAKLNQARSQLKNKTKELGKGEGIAEFNSQIKLLNQAVANYIDLCDTVPKCDELLTKVMVQIEELEGRFAEFDEFVEQLTEKREEAYNAFESVKIQLQEKQNKRATALMQAAERILKGIKSRIETFKTVEEIHSYFASDLMIEKVRGIIQELGSLGDTVKVDDVQSRLKTISEGAVRQLKDRNELFAEGENVIRFGAHKFSVNTFELALTTVMRDGAMYFHLAGTNYFDPIRDESFLATRDLWSQEVVSENAQVYRAEYLAYILLQHVREPEGPSLEDLRSMSQEELLAFIQKFMGSRYSEGYVKGVHDHDASLLLRSLLEMEATIGLLAFHPRARALASVFWYQYGDEAAKERITATLRGFGAIREVFGDPEAQRHYTQELARLIRSYTDTTEIFEGHLVDESARYLFEILVSGRGAAISTAADAIHRDFGLHLKKSNFESKFKDSLESARKNPNSAFLLCRDWAAAFVRSRGEALELDYIDEVASLLLMQDHDIARVVHASPVAKLSGFVGGHPVLANGEYVLNFNAFTAKLSTYTRETVPRYEAYTALKKKLVEDEARSLRLDEFKPKVLTSFVRNKLIDNVYLPLIGDNLAKQIGAAGDQKRTDRMGMLLLISPPGYGKTTLMEYIANRLGLIFMKINGPALGHHVTSIDPSEASNAAAREELVKLNLALEMGDNVMLYVDDIQHCNPEFLQKFISLCDAQRKIEGVHKGVTRTYDLRGKKVAVVMAGNPYTESGEKFQIPDMLANRSDTYNLGEIIGDSEEDFKTSYLENCLTSNPVLNTLAMKSQEDIYGVIRMAQSGSQDGVELKGSYTMDEVNSMVAVMKKLLYVRDIVLEVNKEYIRSAGIHEDYRTEPAFKLQGSYRNMNRIAERVVDIMNDSELRTLINSNYEGDSQTLTNGAEANMLKFKELNGLLTETEAQRWADIKKTFTKNLKMKGLGEDQAVGQVLVQLESINDGLENIAAAMKSGVASMAASRESVAADAAVPPAPTTVNVVTKVPAALVGVMSEQFKLMQGWLAPIFKETREQTEEMKKLKVLMDQNLERYQALLDELQDS
- a CDS encoding NAD(P)-dependent alcohol dehydrogenase, with the translated sequence MKAIVCTEYGSPDVLRLADLDKPVPGDGEVLVRIHATSVNAGDWHVLRASPFLVRLVYGVFKPKVTVLGADIAGVVEAVGAGVSRFNVGDAVFGDISRYGFGGFAEYVCVPEEPLAKMPSKLTFLEAAAVPVASVVALQALRDAGKIEAGQNVLIYGASGGVGTFAVPLAKHFGAEVTAVCSTANVERALSLGADRVIDYTKEDFADGDARFDLIIGANGARSIFDFRKALAPKGRYVSSGGATSQFLQSILIGPVLSLAGSRKFVNFLVRPNGADVAFIAGLIEAGLLTPVIDRRYSLAQVPDAIRYLEAGHARGKVVIDVLGGD
- a CDS encoding TerB N-terminal domain-containing protein codes for the protein MTDSVPHSGPPEDGLIDGAREDVSESLPLADQGADERWTIPWALVEGETPRGEAVLTWCGSDAAVEIGAFSIPNPMLYTADGCPAEPEASCIDTTLEIGVPDVESAPAVGHWSGYAALTPTQRANYIQWLASGASAPLRDIHYAFLYFYGLERHALIDKGDPERVLRALMHLLKHYEGHSSFFSSASRLAAFLFATKGIEKLKPAWFKRLFAPRGVPLHHDSLAVALTWLYERKKPLPAALAFEVARQDIRCPQGSAYRDEPEVFRARFEAAYTARFGEGMTIQSADAKRTWKYRPINPSLQSWEHFAKLWSVTAPDVMGAAEQFAPLVDVWKSCDNPDAPPNPWESLVAEYANADGRMLVPITKVAPVAGVALGKSKELSIAESLAIVAGASGAGYGLIPEPRLLLGPYRRDERVVLIRQAEEPTPDSERYYLAGALLLSLGAAMAEIDGEVDHIEVLHVSEIVNSLYHFNDFDKHRLGVLRKRLLKHPPKLSALTRRLRAILNEEERIEAGVFLVGVAGSNFSIGDEERRALRRAWRAFELPTRSLDALLEALVSTATAEGRDPVNRDALARLMRETKRFAVRLGAAMQEIEVVMGEEAGARDVWYVRKGTVVGEGELEESVQVRDAYRDGLYALLRRGDWSEAEFIALGEREGVFVKGAVLPIDEWAWDCSDDADAVRVALSMEKD
- a CDS encoding HIRAN domain-containing protein, translating into MKHHTEEFDELVVVFQEPISRRWFPVGLLSFEQGLYHFRYTRGAVDAKEAGTFIPFGVMTDLEATYRSEKLFPLFQNRVMPRSRPEYKSYTRWLLGETDAPEQLSPMQELGRSGGARATDNIQLYPIPKNVDGNYRMSFFAHGVRHLPESAQKAIDAQRLRTRLQLKPDPNNDHDSDALTLWTEHPSMLVGYCPRFLCLDFFTILHQDPQAEVVLAQVNADAPLQFRYRCELTARWPENFKPFDTAAFQFVSGEVVST
- a CDS encoding HipA domain-containing protein, whose product is MYPILEVYSYDQTEQLGTKTKHWFVDENDVDFLFKAGRKGTGENWAEKASSELAKRIGIPCAHYDLARWKDLDGVVTPGFIPEQGHLELGNEVLAHVVTGYDPGEEYEAREYRLSTVCDILKNSHNIRPPIGADQIVATLSPLSVFIGYLVFDCWIGNPDRHHENWGFVVTRDAKHLSPTFDHASGLGARLLDEQRRRRLVTKDRGFSVESWVIKARTPFRDASGVKLYTLDVVRELRQRYPESVDFWLDQLATFELEDIEMMFSEFPESHISPVAIAFALRILKENRKRMEALR